ACGGGCGCGCGTAGAGGCCCGATTTGAAGAGCTGAGAGACGAAGTGGAAAGTCTCGGTGAGCTGCGCCGTGCGGTTGGCAAGGCCCAGACCGACATCGCCTCCACACTGAAGATCAAACAACCGTCGGTCTCGAAGATCGAGAAGCAGACCGATATGTACCTGTCGACCCTGAAGAGGCTGTCGCGCAATGAGCGCGGCGGGCTGGTTTAGAGCGTCACCGTCGCCTGGGACGGCGTGAGGCGGCCCGTCCTCC
The nucleotide sequence above comes from Tistrella bauzanensis. Encoded proteins:
- a CDS encoding XRE family transcriptional regulator yields the protein MMGRRLDDVIAALPDDRRARVEARFEELRDEVESLGELRRAVGKAQTDIASTLKIKQPSVSKIEKQTDMYLSTLKRLSRNERGGLV